One window of the Thermodesulfomicrobium sp. WS genome contains the following:
- a CDS encoding TRAP transporter substrate-binding protein, producing the protein MMARIVFFLLAVSAAASAWAQPIRLTYSNFFPPTHVQSKLAEEWCQEVARRTGGAVVIDYYPGGTLTKPQNAYDGVVEGISDIAMSAFAYTKGRFPLLSGLDLPLGYPSGALATRVANEALARFAPKEVEAVHMLYVHAHGPGILHTAGKPVTRLEDVSGLKIRATGSSAAVVAALGASPVAMPMNDAYQALQKRVVDGSMYPVETNKGWKMAEVVDFMIDTRATAYTTVFFVAMNKAAWERIPAEHQRTITALCQEWAAKHGAAWDESDREGREFFLEKGKKIITLSTEEEGRWRAAMEPVLAQYIEACQKAGLDGAGLVSFVKERLR; encoded by the coding sequence ATGATGGCGCGGATCGTTTTTTTCCTGCTGGCGGTAAGTGCCGCAGCTTCGGCGTGGGCGCAGCCCATCCGGTTGACCTACAGCAACTTCTTTCCCCCCACCCATGTGCAGTCCAAGCTGGCGGAAGAGTGGTGTCAGGAAGTGGCGCGACGCACCGGCGGCGCCGTAGTCATCGACTACTACCCCGGCGGCACGCTGACCAAGCCGCAAAACGCCTATGACGGCGTGGTGGAAGGGATTTCGGATATCGCCATGTCCGCGTTCGCCTATACCAAGGGGCGTTTCCCGTTGCTCTCGGGGCTGGATTTGCCCTTGGGCTACCCCTCCGGGGCCTTGGCCACCCGCGTCGCCAATGAGGCCTTGGCGCGCTTTGCCCCCAAGGAAGTGGAGGCCGTGCATATGCTCTACGTGCACGCCCATGGACCGGGGATCCTCCACACTGCGGGTAAACCCGTGACCCGCTTGGAGGACGTCTCCGGCCTCAAGATCCGCGCCACAGGATCCAGTGCCGCCGTGGTGGCGGCCTTGGGTGCAAGCCCGGTGGCCATGCCCATGAACGACGCCTACCAGGCCCTGCAAAAGCGGGTGGTGGATGGGAGCATGTATCCTGTGGAGACCAACAAGGGCTGGAAGATGGCCGAGGTGGTGGACTTCATGATCGACACCCGGGCCACGGCCTACACCACGGTCTTTTTCGTGGCCATGAACAAGGCCGCCTGGGAGCGCATCCCTGCCGAGCACCAGCGCACCATCACCGCCCTCTGCCAGGAATGGGCCGCCAAGCATGGCGCGGCCTGGGACGAAAGCGACCGCGAAGGCCGGGAATTCTTTTTGGAAAAAGGCAAAAAGATCATCACCCTGAGCACGGAAGAAGAAGGGCGGTGGCGGGCGGCCATGGAGCCGGTGCTTGCCCAGTATATCGAGGCCTGTCAGAAGGCGGGCCTCGACGGCGCAGGGCTGGTTTCCTTCGTCAAGGAGCGGCTCCGCTAA
- the tadA gene encoding tRNA adenosine(34) deaminase TadA codes for MAEALKEAQEAERLGEVPVGAVVVREGKILAHAGNRVITQHDPTAHAEILALRQAAAREGNFRLPGCVLVVTLEPCLMCLGAIIHARLAGVVFAARDPKAGCLGSRMHSADVSWSNHHFWVREGVLAQPCSALLTAFFESRRSLRRGSEARS; via the coding sequence ATGGCAGAAGCCCTCAAGGAAGCCCAAGAGGCCGAGCGACTCGGGGAAGTGCCGGTGGGTGCGGTGGTGGTGCGTGAGGGAAAGATCCTCGCCCATGCCGGCAATCGGGTCATCACCCAGCACGATCCCACGGCCCACGCGGAGATCCTGGCCCTGCGCCAGGCCGCGGCGCGGGAAGGCAATTTCCGCCTTCCGGGATGTGTGCTCGTCGTCACTTTGGAGCCGTGTTTGATGTGCCTGGGCGCCATCATTCACGCCCGGCTGGCCGGAGTGGTGTTCGCCGCCCGAGACCCCAAGGCAGGCTGCCTGGGAAGCCGCATGCACAGCGCCGACGTCTCGTGGAGCAACCACCACTTCTGGGTGCGCGAAGGCGTGCTCGCCCAGCCCTGCAGCGCACTGCTCACTGCGTTCTTTGAATCCCGCCGATCCCTGCGGAGAGGTAGCGAAGCCCGGTCGTAA
- a CDS encoding TetR/AcrR family transcriptional regulator: MARRQQEKSAQTQQELLEAAQRLFVEKGYLATTVQEITEAAGYAKGNFYRYWPSKDELMLEIIASKMRQYRAMRDARVREARSLAEVMDGVLDFLARIHQDRGWSLVFLEFTIYAARKPELRARLSEAHYRLSNEIFAALVGPFLPPGCDGQAMGALNTALFEGFVIHELMGTGVLHWEDFCRVARKLALECAASRTLCPEAEASPNRPVMGPDAVFSEES, encoded by the coding sequence ATGGCTCGCAGGCAGCAGGAAAAATCCGCCCAGACCCAGCAGGAGCTTTTGGAGGCCGCACAGCGGCTCTTTGTGGAGAAGGGCTATCTCGCTACCACGGTGCAGGAGATCACCGAGGCCGCAGGCTATGCCAAGGGCAATTTCTACCGCTACTGGCCGAGCAAGGACGAGCTCATGCTGGAGATCATCGCCAGCAAGATGCGGCAGTACCGCGCCATGCGCGACGCGCGGGTGCGCGAGGCCCGCAGCCTTGCCGAGGTGATGGACGGCGTGCTCGATTTCCTTGCCCGCATCCACCAGGATCGCGGCTGGTCTTTGGTGTTTTTGGAGTTCACCATCTATGCGGCGCGCAAGCCCGAGCTGCGTGCCCGCCTCTCGGAGGCGCACTATCGCCTTTCCAACGAGATCTTTGCCGCGCTCGTGGGCCCGTTTCTGCCGCCGGGCTGTGACGGTCAGGCCATGGGCGCCCTCAACACGGCGTTGTTCGAAGGTTTTGTGATCCATGAGCTCATGGGCACCGGCGTGCTCCATTGGGAGGATTTTTGTCGGGTCGCCCGGAAGTTGGCCTTGGAATGTGCGGCGTCCCGCACCCTTTGCCCGGAGGCAGAGGCTTCCCCAAACCGTCCGGTCATGGGGCCGGACGCTGTTTTTTCGGAGGAATCATGA
- a CDS encoding nucleoside deaminase, whose translation MDIFMQAAFDEAKQGYDEGGIPIGAVLVHKGRIIGRGHNRRVQKGSAILHGEMDALENAGRQPAQVYRESVLYTTLSPCPMCSGAILLYGIPKVIIGENRTFMGEEELLRSRGVEVQVLQDSRCIELMERFIAENPELWNEDVGV comes from the coding sequence ATGGACATTTTCATGCAGGCGGCGTTTGATGAAGCAAAACAGGGTTACGATGAAGGTGGAATTCCGATCGGGGCGGTGCTGGTCCATAAAGGCCGGATCATCGGCCGGGGGCACAACCGGCGGGTGCAAAAGGGGAGTGCCATCCTGCACGGCGAGATGGATGCCCTGGAAAATGCCGGGCGGCAGCCAGCGCAGGTGTATCGCGAATCGGTACTGTACACCACCCTGTCACCCTGCCCGATGTGCAGCGGCGCGATTCTCCTCTACGGTATCCCCAAGGTAATCATCGGCGAGAACCGCACCTTTATGGGCGAAGAAGAGCTGCTCCGTTCGCGGGGCGTCGAGGTTCAGGTGCTGCAGGATAGCCGTTGCATCGAGCTGATGGAGCGATTTATTGCCGAAAACCCGGAGCTTTGGAACGAGGACGTCGGGGTCTGA
- a CDS encoding phosphoribosylformylglycinamidine synthase subunit PurQ, producing the protein MRVHALVVTGYGTNCEQECAYAAQKAGADAVTIAFFFDLLAERVRLTDFQFLILPGGFLDGDDLGAAQAAAVRWRHARTHSGQSLVDDLAAFLDNGGIILGICNGFQLLVKLGLLPGLDGQRFVRQVSLGHNDSARFEDRWVSLRIDPASPCVFTQGLEGILEMPVRHGEGKLIAASPEILSRIQADHLAPVAYCDPATGLPTQDYPANPNGSPMGIAGLTDPTGRIFGLMPHPEAFNHFTNHPRWTRGERPRLGLEIFARGIEYLRTR; encoded by the coding sequence ATGCGGGTACACGCCCTTGTGGTCACGGGATACGGGACCAATTGCGAACAGGAATGCGCCTACGCCGCCCAAAAGGCCGGCGCCGATGCGGTCACCATCGCCTTTTTCTTCGACCTCTTGGCCGAACGGGTGCGGCTGACGGACTTTCAATTCCTCATCCTGCCGGGCGGGTTTCTCGATGGCGACGATCTGGGCGCCGCCCAAGCCGCGGCCGTGCGCTGGCGCCATGCCCGCACCCACAGCGGCCAGAGTCTGGTGGACGACCTCGCCGCTTTCCTGGACAACGGCGGCATCATCCTCGGCATCTGCAACGGCTTCCAGCTGCTCGTGAAGCTGGGACTCTTGCCGGGCCTGGACGGTCAGCGCTTCGTGCGCCAGGTCTCCCTGGGCCACAACGATTCCGCCCGCTTCGAGGACCGCTGGGTCAGCTTGCGGATCGATCCGGCCTCGCCGTGCGTCTTCACCCAAGGGCTCGAAGGCATTCTGGAGATGCCCGTGCGCCACGGCGAGGGCAAACTCATCGCCGCCAGCCCGGAAATCCTCTCCCGCATCCAAGCGGATCACCTCGCCCCGGTGGCCTACTGCGACCCCGCCACCGGCCTGCCCACCCAGGACTACCCGGCCAACCCCAACGGCTCGCCCATGGGCATTGCCGGCCTCACGGACCCCACCGGCCGCATCTTCGGCCTCATGCCCCACCCCGAGGCCTTCAACCACTTCACCAACCATCCGCGCTGGACTCGGGGCGAACGCCCGCGTCTGGGGCTGGAAATCTTCGCCCGGGGCATCGAGTATCTGCGTACACGTTGA
- a CDS encoding patatin-like phospholipase family protein, with protein sequence MAPTWAVALGGGAARGWVHIGVLQALAEAGLAPQVVCGTSIGAVVGAAYASGNLERLTAWVTSLTKLEVARFFELDFSLRGVVDTDRLRRFLAQHVAPEHLDIADLPVRFATVATDMESGREIWLKKGGVLDAVWASIALPGLFPAIRHRGRWLVDGGLVNPVPVSVCRALGAEVVLAVNLNADIVGKHLRRRKAESGKNGRFPAWITEYAKSVFPGMAADDPPSLFEAVAASVNIIQDRITRSRMAGDPPEVLLAPRLGHLGLLEFHRASEAIAEGRRVAQQAIEELQRILAADPQ encoded by the coding sequence ATGGCTCCAACATGGGCAGTTGCCTTGGGCGGCGGGGCGGCCCGGGGGTGGGTGCATATCGGTGTGCTGCAGGCCCTTGCCGAGGCGGGCCTGGCGCCGCAGGTGGTGTGTGGCACCTCCATCGGGGCGGTGGTGGGCGCGGCGTACGCAAGCGGCAACCTGGAACGCTTGACCGCGTGGGTGACGTCGTTGACCAAGCTGGAGGTGGCGCGGTTCTTCGAGCTGGATTTTTCCTTGCGCGGCGTGGTGGACACAGACCGGCTGCGGCGTTTTCTCGCCCAGCACGTCGCCCCGGAGCACCTGGATATCGCCGATCTTCCGGTGCGTTTCGCCACCGTGGCCACGGACATGGAGAGCGGGCGGGAAATCTGGCTCAAAAAAGGCGGCGTGCTGGATGCCGTTTGGGCGTCCATCGCCCTGCCCGGGCTTTTCCCGGCCATTCGCCACCGCGGCCGGTGGCTGGTGGACGGCGGGCTGGTGAATCCGGTGCCGGTGTCCGTATGCCGCGCCCTGGGGGCGGAGGTGGTCTTGGCCGTGAACCTCAACGCCGACATCGTGGGCAAACACCTTCGCCGCCGCAAGGCGGAGTCCGGCAAAAACGGTCGCTTTCCGGCGTGGATCACCGAGTACGCCAAAAGCGTCTTTCCCGGCATGGCCGCGGACGACCCGCCGAGCCTTTTCGAGGCCGTGGCCGCCAGCGTCAACATCATCCAGGACCGCATCACCCGCAGCCGCATGGCGGGAGACCCGCCGGAAGTCCTGCTCGCCCCCAGGCTTGGACACTTGGGACTTTTGGAGTTCCACCGCGCCTCCGAGGCCATTGCCGAGGGGCGGCGCGTGGCGCAGCAGGCCATCGAGGAGCTCCAGCGCATCCTTGCCGCAGACCCACAGTAA
- a CDS encoding sigma-54 dependent transcriptional regulator: MHLSILIIDDEESIRDSLALTLGRDYQVATAATAGQGLELAHQEPPDIVLLDIGLPDQSGLEIMPKLRALAPHAAIIVITAYEDVRTAICAMKAGAVDYLVKPVRLEALSAVLGRTASFLRLGKETRLLQERALREHMPFFIAESDAITAVMDLVGRVAQSPDTPVLVEGETGTGKELLASAIHLRSPLFRGPLVSLNCAAIPRDLVESELFGYAPGAFSGAERRGKTGLVATADGGTLFLDEVGELPLEVQAKLLRFVQSGEFYPVGATRPRTVQTRIIAATNRNLEECVAQGTFRQDLFFRLAVVRIRVPSLAERQGDILPMARAFLHEFATKFGRELTGLTPEAEACLLAHSWPGNVRELKNLMERAALLARGPQITPEDLGLEAPSRQPATTLPPLPPEGLDLPRLLAQVERHYLSQALARTQGNESQAARLLQLTRDTFRYRRAKLFSGDAPDAPTPPAEDK; this comes from the coding sequence ATGCACCTCAGTATCCTGATCATCGACGATGAAGAGTCCATCCGCGACAGTCTCGCCCTGACCCTGGGCCGGGACTACCAGGTAGCCACCGCGGCTACGGCCGGCCAGGGCCTGGAACTCGCCCACCAGGAGCCCCCGGACATCGTGCTCCTCGACATTGGGCTGCCGGACCAAAGCGGTTTGGAGATCATGCCCAAGCTGCGGGCATTGGCCCCACACGCGGCCATCATCGTCATCACGGCTTACGAAGACGTGCGCACCGCCATCTGCGCCATGAAGGCCGGGGCCGTGGACTATCTGGTCAAACCGGTACGCCTGGAGGCCCTTTCGGCCGTGCTTGGCCGCACCGCCAGTTTCCTGCGCCTGGGCAAAGAAACGCGGCTGCTCCAAGAACGGGCACTGCGCGAACACATGCCCTTTTTCATCGCCGAAAGCGACGCCATCACCGCAGTCATGGACCTGGTGGGCCGCGTGGCCCAAAGCCCGGACACCCCGGTGCTCGTAGAGGGCGAGACCGGCACGGGCAAAGAACTCCTCGCCAGCGCCATCCACCTGCGCAGCCCGCTGTTCCGCGGCCCGCTGGTGAGCCTCAACTGCGCGGCCATCCCGCGGGATCTGGTGGAAAGCGAACTCTTCGGCTACGCGCCCGGCGCCTTCAGCGGGGCGGAACGCCGCGGCAAGACCGGACTCGTGGCCACGGCCGACGGCGGCACCCTGTTTCTCGACGAAGTGGGAGAACTGCCCCTGGAGGTCCAGGCCAAGCTCCTGCGCTTCGTGCAAAGCGGCGAATTCTACCCCGTGGGCGCCACGCGGCCGCGCACGGTGCAAACCCGCATCATCGCCGCCACCAACCGTAACCTCGAAGAATGCGTCGCCCAAGGCACCTTCCGCCAGGACCTCTTCTTCCGCCTGGCAGTGGTGCGCATCCGCGTGCCCTCCCTGGCGGAGCGCCAAGGAGACATCCTCCCCATGGCCCGGGCCTTTCTCCACGAATTCGCCACCAAGTTCGGCAGAGAACTCACCGGACTGACCCCGGAGGCCGAAGCCTGCCTGCTTGCCCACTCCTGGCCCGGCAACGTGCGCGAACTCAAAAACCTCATGGAGCGTGCCGCGCTGCTGGCCCGCGGGCCCCAAATCACCCCCGAGGACCTGGGGCTCGAAGCACCCTCCCGGCAGCCGGCAACCACCCTGCCGCCGCTGCCGCCTGAGGGGTTGGATCTGCCCCGGTTGCTTGCCCAGGTGGAGCGCCACTATCTCTCCCAGGCCCTGGCCCGCACCCAGGGCAACGAATCCCAAGCCGCCCGCCTGCTGCAGCTCACCCGAGACACCTTCCGCTACCGCCGCGCCAAACTGTTCAGTGGCGACGCCCCCGACGCGCCGACTCCTCCTGCGGAAGACAAATAG
- a CDS encoding ATP-binding protein, with the protein MIPPSVSDGLRQRCLRRRTSFAHQVNAPALKPAAKVRTSPPMARFFRFFVLLMLLTSAAAAHGARPSVLVLQSYHPGLTWTDELTRGILDAFREKLPDALLWVEYLDTKRNPSPEYLARLAELLRAKLHGQRFDLILACDNVALDFVRTELAPHFPQAAVVFCGVNGFTPGMLAGFARVTGLTETPALAETIRLALRLHPDTREFVVIGGDLVSPDDITDRELRATAPQFAPVTFTFWNNLDAATLRQRLPTLSAGQVILVHGVLRNEEGILLDYRDKNRFLAQYAQVPIYGFWDFELGSGCLGGVMIEAYAHGHAAGTMAAEVLGTGTLPPVVEKTPTVPMFDDRQLLRFGIPHAKLPPDSRILFAPPRFYSIPKEWTWAAALGVALLCAMLALSMLALRLRRASQAALERHAAHLELAVAERTRHLREANAELEREVAERIQAENALRKAQAGLTIEVERRTRDLAFEIEQRRQTEALLRDREAKARALLDAPSESLFLVDEDGVILEINDAAAQRIGGNRESLLGMRLADVLDEALAATCHMAMATALATGEVQSVSQTGPPRDYDIRVTLARPQDSTRGRLAIFLADVTETRRLSRQVLLLDKITSLGRMAAGLAHEIRNPLSGILGYLYALEAMAQELPEETARTLGSLTAKLGAAAGKIEAVIRRVLDFSKPSTPHFQHLDLRNPVTEAVGLMATTLRKHGVELQTELPPDPVWVRGDPTLLEQLVVNLADNAARAARVVPNRRPRLRITVEKDAAHARLSVEDSGPGVPAQDRERIFDPFYTTAVDGTGIGLSIVQRILADHGGAVQVTDSPLGGAAFLVELPTSSPRTPIPPHGCPPCTSVS; encoded by the coding sequence ATGATTCCTCCTTCCGTGTCCGACGGTTTGCGCCAACGATGCCTCCGCCGTCGTACCTCCTTCGCCCACCAGGTCAATGCCCCGGCCTTGAAGCCTGCGGCCAAAGTCCGTACGTCTCCGCCCATGGCACGGTTTTTCCGGTTCTTCGTCCTCCTCATGCTGCTCACCTCCGCCGCCGCGGCGCACGGGGCGCGTCCCAGCGTGCTCGTGCTCCAGTCCTACCATCCCGGGCTCACCTGGACCGACGAGCTCACCCGCGGCATCCTCGATGCCTTTCGCGAAAAACTCCCCGATGCCCTCTTGTGGGTGGAATACCTCGACACCAAACGCAACCCCAGCCCCGAATACCTTGCCCGCCTGGCCGAACTCTTACGCGCCAAGCTCCATGGCCAGCGCTTCGACCTCATCCTGGCCTGCGACAATGTGGCCTTGGACTTCGTGCGCACCGAATTGGCCCCGCACTTTCCGCAGGCCGCGGTGGTCTTTTGCGGAGTCAATGGTTTTACGCCCGGCATGCTCGCTGGCTTTGCCCGCGTCACGGGCCTCACGGAAACCCCGGCCCTGGCCGAGACCATCCGCCTGGCCTTGCGTCTGCATCCCGATACCCGGGAATTTGTCGTCATCGGCGGTGACCTGGTCTCCCCGGACGACATCACGGACCGGGAACTGCGCGCCACTGCCCCCCAATTTGCACCCGTCACCTTCACCTTCTGGAACAACCTGGACGCCGCCACCTTGCGCCAGCGCCTGCCCACTCTCAGCGCAGGCCAGGTGATCCTGGTACACGGCGTGCTGCGCAATGAAGAGGGCATCCTCCTCGATTACCGAGACAAAAACCGTTTTCTCGCCCAGTACGCCCAGGTCCCCATCTACGGCTTCTGGGACTTCGAGCTGGGCAGCGGCTGCCTTGGCGGGGTCATGATCGAGGCCTACGCCCACGGCCACGCCGCCGGGACCATGGCAGCAGAGGTCCTTGGCACCGGCACCCTGCCGCCGGTGGTGGAAAAGACCCCCACGGTGCCCATGTTCGACGACCGCCAACTGCTCCGCTTCGGCATCCCGCACGCCAAGCTTCCCCCCGATTCCCGCATCCTCTTTGCGCCGCCTCGGTTCTACAGCATCCCCAAGGAATGGACCTGGGCCGCCGCCCTCGGGGTGGCGCTTTTGTGCGCCATGCTCGCCCTGTCCATGCTGGCCTTGCGCCTGCGCCGCGCCTCCCAGGCGGCCCTGGAGCGCCACGCCGCCCACCTGGAGCTGGCGGTGGCCGAACGCACCCGCCACCTGCGCGAGGCCAACGCCGAGCTGGAGCGGGAGGTGGCCGAGCGCATCCAGGCGGAAAACGCCCTGCGCAAGGCCCAGGCCGGGCTCACCATCGAAGTGGAGCGCCGCACCCGGGACCTGGCCTTCGAAATCGAGCAGCGCCGCCAGACCGAGGCCCTGCTGCGCGACCGCGAGGCCAAGGCCCGGGCCTTGCTCGACGCCCCCTCCGAGTCCCTGTTCCTGGTGGACGAAGATGGGGTCATCCTCGAGATCAACGACGCCGCGGCCCAGCGCATCGGCGGCAACCGCGAGTCGCTCCTGGGCATGCGTCTTGCGGACGTGCTCGACGAAGCCTTGGCCGCCACCTGCCACATGGCCATGGCCACGGCGCTCGCCACCGGCGAAGTCCAAAGCGTGAGCCAAACCGGCCCTCCCCGAGACTACGACATCCGCGTCACTTTGGCGCGCCCCCAGGACAGCACCCGCGGACGCCTGGCCATCTTCCTGGCCGACGTCACCGAGACCCGGCGGCTCAGCCGCCAAGTGCTGCTTTTGGACAAGATCACCTCCCTCGGCCGCATGGCCGCAGGGCTGGCCCATGAGATCCGAAACCCCCTCTCCGGCATCCTCGGCTACCTCTATGCCCTGGAGGCCATGGCGCAGGAGCTTCCCGAAGAGACGGCGCGCACGCTTGGCTCCCTCACCGCCAAACTGGGCGCCGCTGCCGGCAAGATCGAGGCGGTCATCCGCCGGGTCCTCGACTTCTCCAAGCCTTCGACGCCCCATTTCCAGCACCTCGACCTGCGCAATCCCGTCACCGAGGCGGTGGGGCTCATGGCCACCACGCTGCGCAAGCACGGGGTCGAGCTCCAGACCGAGCTTCCCCCCGATCCTGTCTGGGTGCGGGGCGACCCCACCCTGCTCGAACAATTGGTGGTCAACCTCGCCGACAACGCTGCCCGGGCGGCCCGAGTGGTCCCCAACCGACGCCCACGCCTGCGCATCACGGTGGAAAAGGACGCCGCCCACGCCCGCCTCAGCGTGGAAGACAGCGGTCCCGGGGTGCCCGCCCAAGACAGGGAGCGCATCTTCGACCCCTTCTACACCACCGCCGTGGACGGCACCGGCATCGGGCTCTCCATCGTGCAGCGCATCCTGGCGGACCACGGCGGCGCAGTCCAGGTCACCGACAGTCCCCTGGGCGGCGCGGCCTTCCTCGTGGAACTTCCGACTTCCTCCCCTCGCACGCCCATTCCCCCTCACGGATGTCCTCCATGCACCTCAGTATCCTGA
- a CDS encoding hydantoinase/oxoprolinase family protein: MTHIIGIDTGGTSTDAALVDANGRVCATAKVPTRRAAVETSILAALETVRAALPDPQAELTIALSTTLATNALVEGRGAEVGLIVIGAPKALRLPAALVCHVPGGHKARGIEHEPLGLEVLLEGVTAMRGHVDAYAVAALLSFADPSHEEVAARAIALVDPKPVFCSHQASGRPGLKERAATALANAQLLPIMEGFVARMERVLPRQGGRVFLVRGDATAMDLAEARRHAAHTAASGPAATALWGAAMHRDAVVVDVGGTTTDIALVAEGRPVIAPQGLTMAGLSTHVPAVDTDTVGVGGDSLVEVCGETLAIGPQRVTPLCRVPALNLSLPHPRTWLGPGPGRLLVLPRSDHQLAQAPTTAKAATGTAVWRWLLARGPATWGELRRGLDVPEARLEAALAWLEAQGLVVITGLTPTDCLHAQGTLDLWDRGLAQAGVDILAQAQGLKASKLAQRILDTAASRITQAIVHALGMRHGGPALAAALNTHAGPYLELSVRLRLPLVGMGAAAPYLLPPVAKALGTELIIPAHAASGNAIGAALAALRQHQGEE; encoded by the coding sequence ATGACACACATCATCGGCATCGATACCGGCGGCACCTCCACCGACGCCGCCCTGGTGGATGCAAACGGCCGTGTGTGCGCCACCGCCAAGGTGCCCACCCGGCGTGCGGCGGTGGAGACCTCCATCCTCGCGGCCCTCGAGACGGTGCGGGCCGCGCTGCCGGATCCCCAGGCGGAGCTTACCATCGCCCTGTCCACCACCTTGGCCACCAACGCCTTGGTGGAAGGCCGCGGCGCGGAGGTAGGACTGATCGTCATCGGCGCGCCCAAGGCCCTGCGGCTGCCTGCAGCCTTGGTCTGCCACGTGCCCGGCGGCCACAAGGCCCGCGGCATCGAGCACGAACCCTTGGGCCTTGAGGTGCTGCTCGAAGGCGTCACCGCCATGCGCGGCCACGTGGACGCCTACGCGGTGGCGGCCCTGCTCTCCTTTGCCGACCCCAGCCACGAGGAAGTGGCGGCCCGGGCCATCGCCCTGGTGGACCCCAAGCCGGTGTTCTGCTCCCACCAGGCAAGCGGCCGGCCGGGGCTCAAGGAGCGCGCCGCCACCGCCCTGGCCAATGCCCAGCTTCTGCCCATCATGGAAGGCTTTGTGGCGCGCATGGAGCGCGTGCTTCCCCGCCAAGGCGGCCGGGTCTTTTTGGTACGCGGCGACGCCACGGCCATGGACCTTGCCGAGGCAAGGCGCCACGCAGCCCACACCGCGGCCAGCGGGCCTGCGGCCACGGCCTTGTGGGGAGCGGCAATGCACCGCGATGCCGTGGTCGTGGACGTGGGCGGCACCACCACGGATATTGCCCTCGTCGCCGAAGGCCGTCCGGTCATCGCCCCCCAGGGGCTCACCATGGCCGGACTCTCCACCCATGTACCGGCAGTGGACACCGACACCGTCGGCGTGGGCGGCGACAGCCTGGTGGAAGTATGCGGAGAGACCCTCGCCATCGGCCCCCAGCGGGTGACGCCCCTGTGCCGCGTACCTGCCTTGAACCTCTCCCTGCCACATCCGCGCACCTGGCTGGGCCCCGGCCCCGGACGGCTGCTCGTCCTGCCCCGTTCCGACCACCAACTCGCCCAAGCCCCCACCACTGCCAAGGCGGCCACCGGGACGGCCGTCTGGCGCTGGCTTTTGGCGCGGGGGCCGGCCACCTGGGGGGAACTTCGCCGCGGCCTCGATGTGCCGGAGGCACGACTGGAGGCCGCCCTCGCCTGGCTGGAGGCCCAGGGGCTGGTGGTCATCACCGGGCTTACCCCCACGGACTGCCTCCACGCCCAGGGCACCCTGGATCTCTGGGACCGCGGGCTCGCGCAAGCCGGCGTGGATATCCTGGCCCAGGCCCAGGGTCTAAAGGCATCGAAACTCGCGCAGCGCATCCTCGATACCGCCGCATCGCGCATCACGCAGGCCATCGTCCACGCGCTGGGCATGCGCCACGGCGGCCCGGCCCTGGCTGCGGCCCTGAACACCCACGCCGGGCCCTACCTGGAGCTCAGCGTACGCCTGCGCCTTCCTCTGGTGGGCATGGGTGCGGCGGCCCCCTATCTTTTGCCTCCCGTGGCCAAGGCCCTGGGCACGGAACTCATCATCCCCGCGCATGCGGCCTCGGGAAACGCCATCGGCGCAGCCCTGGCGGCCCTGCGCCAGCACCAAGGAGAAGAGTGA